A stretch of Mustela nigripes isolate SB6536 chromosome 6, MUSNIG.SB6536, whole genome shotgun sequence DNA encodes these proteins:
- the LOC132020373 gene encoding olfactory receptor 6C2-like — MRNHSAVTTFILLGLTNDPQLEIFIFIFLFISYMLSVIGNLTIISLILVDSHLKTAMYFFLQNFSLLEISFATACVPAYLYVISSGDRTITIKACFSQIFFIVLFGSTGFFLLAVMSYDRYVAICKPLYYVTIMDNRVCRNLILSCWVSALLIILPLLGLNLHLEFRDSVIDHFYCDASPLLKNSCSDTWPIEQLVIVCAVLTFIMTLVCIVLSYIYIVRTILRLPSVEQRKKAFSTCSSHMIVVSIMYGSCIFMYVKPSAKDEVAINKAVSLLTISVAPLLNPFIYTLRNKQVKQSFHDTLKRLASLSEKY; from the coding sequence ATGAGAAACCATTCAGCAGTAACAACGTTCATCTTACTGGGTTTGACAAATGACCCACAgctagagatttttatttttatctttctgtttatCTCATATATGTTAAGTGTAATTGGGAATCTGACCATAATTTCTCTCATCTTGGTagattctcatttaaaaacagctatgtatttttttcttcaaaatttctctttattaGAAATCTCATTCGCAACTGCCTGTGTCCCCGCATACCTATACGTCATATCAAGTGGGGACAGAACCATCACCATCAAGGCTTGCTTCAGCCAAATCTTTTTTATTGTACTCTTTGGATCTACAGGATTTTTCCTTTTGGCTGTGATGTCTTACGATCGCTACGTGGCTATCTGCAAACCCCTGTATTATGTGACCATCATGGACAACAGAGTCTGCAGGAATCTCATCCTCAGTTGTTGGGTATCTGCCTTATTGATTATCCTTCCACTCCTTGGTTTGAATCTCCATCTGGAATTCCGTGACTCTGTTATTGACCATTTTTATTGTGATGCTTCTCCATTACTGAAGAATTCATGTTCAGATACTTGGCCTATAGAGCAGCTGGTTATAGTCTGTGCTGTTTTGACCTTCATAATGACCCTTGTGTGTATAGTTCTGTCATACATATACATTGTTAGGACAATTCTAAGATTACCCTCTGTCGAGCAGAGGAAAAAAGCCTTTTCCACCTGTTCTTCCCACATGATTGTGGTTTCCATCATGTATGGCAGCTGCATATTTATGTATGTCAAGCCTTCAGCTAAGGATGAAGTGGCCATTAATAAGGCAGTTTCTCTGCTCACTATATCTGTTGCCCCTTTGTTGAACCCTTTCATTTATACCCtgagaaataaacaagtaaaacagTCTTTCCATGATACCCTTAAAAGACTTGCATCTCTTTCAGAGAAATATTAG
- the LOC132020374 gene encoding LOW QUALITY PROTEIN: olfactory receptor 6C2-like (The sequence of the model RefSeq protein was modified relative to this genomic sequence to represent the inferred CDS: substituted 1 base at 1 genomic stop codon), protein MRNHSSVTMFILLGLTNDPQLEIFFXIFLFISYMLSVIGNLTIISLILVDYHLKTAMYFFLQNFSFLEISFTTACVPPYLYAISSGDRTITIKACFSQIFFIVLFAATDFFLLAVMSYDCYLAICKSLYYVTIMDSRVCRNLILCCWVSGLLIILPLLGLSLHLDFCDSVIDHFYCDASPLLKNSCSDTWSIEQLVIVCAVLTFIMTLVCIVLSYIYIVRTILRLPSVKQRKKAFSTCSSHMIVVSIMYGSFIFIYFKPSVKDEVAINKAVSGDAWLEVHLCHLRYSFQVKQRRMSKLDIAEEFDKAGKVPFGLDVLSDAQILCPFLKQGMTTSWPPVSS, encoded by the exons ATGAGAAACCATTCATCAGTAACTATGTTCATATTACTGGGTTTGACAAATGACCCACagctagagatttttttttaaatctttctctttaTCTCATATATGTTAAGCGTAATTGGGAATCTGACCATAATTTCTCTCATCTTGGTGGATTATCATTTAAAAAcagctatgtatttttttcttcaaaatttctctttcttagagaTCTCATTCACAACCGCCTGTGTCCCCCCATACCTGTATGCCATATCAAGTGGGGACAGAACCATCACCATCAAGGCTTGCTTCAGCCAAATCTTTTTTATTGTCCTCTTTGCagctacagatttttttctcttggctgTGATGTCTTACGACTGCTACTTGGCCATCTGCAAATCCCTGTATTATGTGACCATCATGGACAGCAGAGTTTGCAGGAATCTTATCCTCTGCTGTTGGGTATCCGGCTTATTAATTATCCTTCCACTCCTTGGTTTGAGTCTCCATTTGGATTTCTGTGACTCTGTTATTGACCATTTTTATTGTGATGCTTCTCCATTACTGAAGAATTCATGTTCAGATACTTGGTCTATAGAGCAGCTGGTTATAGTCTGTGCTGTTTTGACCTTCATAATGACCCTTGTGTGTATAGTTCTGTCATACATATACATTGTTAGGACAATTCTAAGATTACCCTCTGTCAAGCAGAGGAAAAAAGCCTTTTCCACTTGTTCTTCCCACATGATTGTGGTTTCCATCATGTATGGCagcttcatatttatttatttcaaacctTCAGTTAAGGATGAAGTGGCCATTAATAAGGCAgtttctggggacgcctgg TTGGAGGTTCACTTATGCCACTTGAGGTACAGCTTCCAAGTGAAACAACGAAGAATGTCAAAG TTGGATATAGCAGAGGAATTTGACAAAGCAGGTAAAGTTCCTTTTGGGCTAGATGTCCTTTCTGATGCCCAAATTCTTTGCCCTTTTCTCAAACAAGGGATGACCACCTCTTGGCCTCCTGTTTCTTCATGA